From the genome of Clostridium sp. BNL1100, one region includes:
- the trpB gene encoding tryptophan synthase subunit beta translates to MLKGRYGKHGGQYVPEILMNTINELEESYNYFKNDFDFNRELDTLLKEYAGRPSLLYFAKKMTEDLGGAKIYLKREDLNHTGSHKINNVLGQVLLAKKMGKKRVIAETGAGQHGVATATAAALMGLDCEIFMGLEDTKRQALNVFRMELLGAKVHPVTSGTQTLKDAVNETFREWASRMEDTAYVLGSVMGPHPFPMIVRDYQSIIGKEVREQLLEKEGRLPDIAMACVGGGSNAMGLFYDFIGDKSVELIGCEAAGKGVDTELHAATIAKGQLGIFHGMKSYFCQDEYGQIAPVYSISAGLDYPGIGPEHASLHDTNRAKYVPVTDAEAVAAFEYLSRTEGIIPAIESSHAVAHAMKIAPKMGKDKIIVICLSGRGDKDVAAIAKYMGVNIDE, encoded by the coding sequence ATGCTAAAAGGCAGGTATGGAAAGCATGGGGGGCAATATGTCCCTGAAATCTTAATGAACACCATAAATGAGCTCGAGGAGAGTTATAACTACTTCAAGAATGATTTTGACTTCAACAGGGAACTTGATACCTTATTAAAGGAATACGCCGGAAGACCCTCCCTTCTGTATTTTGCAAAAAAAATGACAGAGGATTTGGGTGGCGCAAAAATATATCTAAAACGTGAAGACCTGAATCACACAGGCTCCCACAAGATAAACAATGTTCTGGGGCAGGTGCTTCTGGCAAAGAAAATGGGCAAAAAGCGTGTAATAGCAGAGACAGGTGCCGGACAGCACGGCGTGGCTACTGCAACCGCTGCGGCACTTATGGGTCTGGATTGTGAAATTTTTATGGGCTTGGAGGATACTAAACGTCAGGCCTTAAATGTTTTCAGAATGGAGCTTTTGGGTGCAAAAGTTCACCCGGTTACAAGCGGAACACAAACCCTGAAAGATGCAGTTAATGAGACTTTTCGTGAGTGGGCTTCCAGAATGGAAGACACCGCTTATGTACTGGGTTCCGTTATGGGGCCTCACCCATTCCCAATGATTGTACGAGATTACCAGAGTATTATCGGTAAGGAAGTCAGGGAACAATTGCTTGAAAAAGAAGGAAGGCTTCCGGATATTGCTATGGCTTGCGTTGGTGGTGGCAGTAATGCTATGGGACTTTTTTACGATTTTATCGGGGACAAATCCGTTGAACTGATAGGTTGTGAAGCTGCCGGAAAAGGTGTAGACACTGAGTTGCATGCAGCTACAATAGCAAAAGGACAGCTTGGAATATTCCACGGTATGAAATCGTATTTCTGTCAGGACGAGTACGGGCAAATCGCTCCGGTATACTCTATCTCAGCAGGACTTGATTATCCCGGTATAGGCCCGGAACATGCGTCCCTGCACGACACAAACCGTGCCAAGTATGTTCCCGTAACTGATGCAGAGGCGGTTGCAGCCTTTGAATATCTGTCCCGAACAGAAGGTATTATTCCGGCAATTGAAAGCTCCCACGCAGTTGCTCATGCAATGAAAATTGCACCTAAAATGGGAAAAGACAAAATAATAGTCATTTGCCTGTCAGGAAGAGGAGACAAGGACGTTGCCGCTATTGCAAAATATATGGGGGTGAATATAGATGAGTAA
- a CDS encoding phosphoribosylanthranilate isomerase, producing the protein MSVKIKICGLTRPQDIEYVNEALPDFIGFVFAKSKRQVTSEIAEQLRKLLDSRITVVGVFVNEDMDKITFLCKKGIIDIVQLHGDESADYIQSLRQKINNPIIKAVRVKDSESVRAACSLPCDYLLLDTYSGNDYGGTGKAFDWGLISETTKPFFLAGGISAENAETAIKNIKPYCLDVSSGVETDSFKDRNKILNIVNLVRSVK; encoded by the coding sequence ATGTCTGTAAAAATAAAAATTTGCGGTCTTACCAGACCCCAGGATATTGAATATGTAAACGAAGCTCTTCCGGATTTTATAGGTTTTGTTTTTGCAAAAAGCAAAAGACAGGTAACTTCTGAAATTGCGGAACAGCTTAGAAAACTTCTGGATTCAAGAATAACTGTTGTGGGAGTTTTTGTAAATGAGGATATGGATAAAATAACCTTTCTATGCAAAAAGGGTATTATTGATATCGTCCAACTCCACGGAGACGAAAGTGCAGACTATATACAGTCACTGCGTCAGAAAATAAATAATCCAATTATAAAGGCTGTCAGAGTCAAGGACAGTGAATCGGTAAGAGCAGCCTGCTCCCTTCCCTGCGACTATTTGCTTCTGGATACATACTCAGGCAATGACTACGGAGGAACAGGCAAAGCATTTGACTGGGGGCTGATTTCAGAAACAACCAAACCTTTCTTTCTGGCGGGAGGAATATCAGCCGAAAATGCAGAGACAGCAATAAAAAATATAAAGCCCTACTGCTTGGATGTCAGCAGCGGAGTGGAAACAGATTCTTTTAAGGACAGAAATAAAATTTTAAATATTGTAAATTTGGTAAGGAGTGTGAAGTAA
- the trpD gene encoding anthranilate phosphoribosyltransferase yields the protein MIQEAIYQVINKQNLDLDKTTQVMEEIMEGHATNAQIGSFLTAMRMKGETIDEITACATVMRQKCKRIHPEKDVLDIVGTGGDEANTFNISTVSSFVVSAGGVPVAKHGGRSVSSKCGSADLLEALGINITLSADQSAEILQKIGMCFMFAPTYHASMKYAAPVRKELSVRTIFNILGPLANPAGANMQLLGVYDENLVEPLARVLLNLGVKRAMVVHGHDGLDEVTLCDTTTICEVSNGSINSFFLSPEQLGFSRCTLKELVGGDPKENASIALDILNGSKGPKRDIVVLNSALCLYMSYNQTTLRDCVKLAEQLIDSGAAKAQLDKFIELSNSFN from the coding sequence TTGATTCAGGAAGCTATTTATCAGGTAATTAACAAGCAGAATTTGGATCTTGATAAAACAACACAGGTTATGGAGGAAATCATGGAGGGCCACGCTACAAATGCACAGATAGGCTCATTCCTCACGGCCATGAGAATGAAGGGTGAGACTATAGACGAAATAACCGCATGTGCAACTGTTATGAGGCAAAAGTGCAAACGAATTCACCCCGAAAAGGATGTTCTGGATATCGTCGGTACAGGCGGCGATGAGGCCAATACCTTCAACATCTCAACAGTCTCCTCTTTTGTTGTATCTGCTGGCGGTGTACCCGTTGCAAAGCACGGAGGACGTTCTGTTTCAAGCAAATGCGGCAGCGCAGACCTTCTGGAGGCACTGGGTATTAATATTACTTTGTCCGCCGATCAAAGTGCAGAAATACTGCAAAAAATCGGAATGTGTTTTATGTTTGCTCCAACTTATCATGCTTCTATGAAGTATGCCGCTCCCGTCCGTAAGGAACTTTCAGTGAGAACTATTTTCAATATACTGGGGCCTCTGGCAAACCCGGCAGGAGCAAACATGCAGCTTTTAGGAGTATATGATGAAAATCTCGTGGAACCTCTTGCCAGAGTCCTGCTAAATCTGGGAGTTAAGCGTGCAATGGTTGTCCACGGCCATGACGGTCTGGATGAAGTAACTCTCTGCGACACCACCACAATCTGCGAAGTCAGCAACGGCAGCATTAACAGCTTTTTCCTCTCCCCCGAACAATTAGGCTTTTCAAGGTGCACGTTAAAGGAATTGGTTGGGGGTGACCCAAAGGAAAATGCCTCAATAGCTCTGGATATTTTAAATGGAAGTAAGGGGCCTAAAAGGGATATTGTTGTATTAAACTCGGCACTATGCCTTTATATGTCATACAACCAAACTACTCTAAGGGATTGTGTTAAATTGGCTGAACAGCTTATTGACAGCGGTGCTGCAAAGGCTCAGCTGGATAAATTTATAGAGCTGTCAAACAGCTTTAACTAA
- the trpC gene encoding indole-3-glycerol phosphate synthase TrpC, translating into MILNKIAEHTKIRVENLKKEVPFDFVKSEALKLVNKSPFAFEKAINNGELNFICEIKKASPSKGLISENFPYIDIAKDYEAAGAGAISVLTEPEFFLGNDRYLKDVKKTVSIPVLRKDFTIDPYQIYEAALIGADCVLLICSLLDTHTLKEYIKIVDSLGLSCLVEAHDETEVKSAIEAGSRIIGVNNRNLKTFEVDITNSVRLRKLVPSDITFVSESGIRNAQDISVLRQIGVNAVLIGETLMRSGNAGAELEKLRSSAKN; encoded by the coding sequence ATGATACTGAATAAAATTGCTGAACATACAAAAATACGTGTTGAGAATCTAAAAAAGGAAGTGCCTTTTGATTTCGTAAAATCTGAGGCCTTAAAATTGGTAAATAAGAGTCCTTTTGCTTTTGAAAAAGCAATAAATAATGGTGAGCTTAATTTTATATGCGAGATAAAAAAAGCTTCTCCTTCAAAAGGACTTATCTCTGAAAATTTTCCTTATATTGATATAGCTAAAGATTATGAAGCTGCCGGGGCCGGAGCAATCTCGGTTTTGACGGAACCTGAATTTTTTCTTGGCAATGACCGATATTTGAAAGACGTAAAAAAAACAGTAAGTATTCCTGTTCTTAGAAAAGATTTTACTATTGACCCGTATCAGATTTATGAAGCGGCCTTAATAGGTGCAGATTGTGTATTGCTGATATGTTCCTTGCTGGATACTCATACTTTGAAAGAGTATATTAAGATTGTGGATAGCCTTGGACTGTCCTGTCTTGTGGAAGCCCACGATGAAACTGAAGTTAAAAGTGCGATTGAAGCCGGCAGCAGGATAATTGGCGTTAATAACAGGAATTTAAAAACCTTCGAAGTTGATATAACAAACAGTGTACGCCTTAGAAAACTTGTACCCTCTGATATAACTTTTGTATCGGAAAGCGGTATCCGCAATGCTCAGGATATTTCAGTACTCCGACAAATAGGGGTAAATGCCGTTCTGATTGGTGAAACCCTTATGAGAAGCGGCAATGCAGGGGCGGAACTGGAAAAGCTGCGGAGTTCTGCAAAAAACTAG
- a CDS encoding aminodeoxychorismate/anthranilate synthase component II: MILLIDNYDSFSYNLYQLIGTINSDIRVVRNDEITILEIEALNPSHIILSPGPGRPSDAGICEEVIRHFHKVKPILGVCLGHQAICETFGATVSYAKVLMHGKKSLIHIANGSAVFRGLPPIIEGARYHSLSAVRSTLPDELLVIGEDDGGEVMGIKHRDYNVYGLQFHPESVLTPNGIKILDNFLRIGGEAN, translated from the coding sequence ATGATTTTATTAATTGATAATTATGACAGCTTTTCTTATAACCTTTATCAGCTTATAGGTACTATAAACAGTGATATAAGAGTCGTCAGAAATGATGAAATTACCATTTTAGAAATAGAAGCTTTAAATCCTTCCCATATTATCCTTTCCCCCGGGCCGGGTCGCCCCTCAGATGCAGGTATATGCGAAGAAGTAATAAGGCACTTCCATAAAGTAAAGCCGATTTTAGGGGTATGCCTTGGGCATCAGGCAATCTGTGAGACCTTTGGAGCCACCGTTTCATATGCCAAAGTATTAATGCACGGTAAAAAAAGTCTCATACACATTGCAAACGGCAGTGCAGTTTTCAGAGGTCTGCCACCCATTATTGAAGGTGCAAGATATCATTCTCTATCAGCAGTGCGCAGTACTCTCCCCGATGAACTATTGGTTATAGGAGAGGACGACGGCGGTGAAGTAATGGGTATCAAGCACAGAGATTACAATGTTTACGGACTGCAATTTCATCCGGAGTCTGTTTTAACACCCAATGGTATAAAGATATTGGATAATTTTCTAAGAATAGGCGGTGAAGCAAATTGA
- a CDS encoding methyltransferase domain-containing protein: protein MGDKNIKLALFSKGDDKFIGDIANKLSAYYDIQKITINMLHMEKLEEWMNWADICWFEWCDELLVYATRLNIAKEKKIICRLHSYEAFTNYPARVNWDCVDSLIFVSETIRKYAINTFGIDEKITTVIPNGVDLSQFNFANRNSGFNVAYAGYINYKKGPMLLLQVFKALYDCDNRYNFYIAGQFQDPRYSLYFKQMVTELGLEKNYYFEGWQKNLDKWLEDKNYILCTSVLESQNMSVMQAMAKGIKPVIHNFVGASEIYPHKYLWNTVNEATLKIKDNEYDSDEYRNFVADNYSLDMQLKSIISLLEDISARNKHITGFDYKNYWIKRLNSKFDIEGVGFMGLGEIYNQFLYKNRINLLDAIVNKLFDNMNSKRVLELGPGTGIFTKLFHNNKVAGYKAVDISEKSVSELSKAYPGYLFKNGDISDQTYYSGKYDLIFAADVLLHLTDETRYKRVLENISIHLDTNGFCIILDPISVLQVKSKSPHMVIRDRDYVENILEAYGLELVEMLPVSYFMNYPFDKDLAGKGGEAAMQLFNTLPEIFKDSELSNDEKNIVGEYLMLKDRQLTCTKNMGLTEKLLIIKKKTNPCKISIKLEEIYDTDSIRERIALIEKQIKQNQKLWHKFSGKADILRLLEKDYNPTFEYIHDKMNEFISYETNNFDTFDFTTAKVIIGKREKFNRYELIEFILNNSQDKKLIINNIWYDLYNKVYALPQQIKNSKNSDEILSITSNILKKDAVYKNNIAGFISDLKIKAEVEQNYLAYMWERGIPASQFLPLNVYLKIAERYTFASGFMSNESRVLEAPCGFGYGAAYLSKVCNSVEAIDIADDNIRFAKQAYRQSNVHWNTGDVTCLPYHAGEFDVYVSFEVFEHLTVDMTVKHVEEAYRVLKKSGKFIISTPNKAMRRNVHNPFHIKEYEFEEFSTILNKVFDSVEFYSVENYKVEKGIKRTAYNMIAVCEK, encoded by the coding sequence ATGGGAGACAAAAATATAAAACTAGCTTTATTTTCAAAGGGTGATGACAAATTCATCGGGGATATAGCTAATAAACTATCAGCGTATTATGACATTCAGAAAATAACTATCAATATGTTGCATATGGAAAAGTTGGAAGAATGGATGAACTGGGCTGATATTTGCTGGTTTGAATGGTGTGATGAACTTTTGGTATATGCCACTAGACTTAATATTGCAAAAGAAAAAAAAATAATTTGCAGACTGCACAGCTATGAGGCATTTACAAATTATCCGGCAAGGGTTAATTGGGATTGTGTTGACAGTCTCATATTCGTATCAGAAACAATACGTAAATATGCAATTAACACTTTTGGAATAGATGAAAAAATTACTACAGTAATACCAAACGGAGTAGACTTATCACAGTTCAACTTTGCAAATAGAAACTCAGGATTTAATGTTGCCTATGCGGGATATATTAATTACAAAAAAGGGCCAATGTTGCTTTTGCAGGTCTTTAAAGCACTATACGACTGTGATAACCGATATAATTTTTACATCGCAGGTCAGTTTCAAGACCCCAGATACTCACTGTATTTCAAACAGATGGTAACTGAGTTGGGATTAGAAAAAAACTATTACTTTGAAGGTTGGCAAAAGAATCTGGATAAATGGTTGGAGGATAAAAATTACATATTGTGCACAAGCGTACTGGAATCGCAGAATATGAGTGTAATGCAGGCAATGGCTAAAGGTATAAAGCCGGTTATACACAATTTTGTAGGTGCATCAGAGATTTATCCTCACAAATATTTGTGGAATACGGTTAATGAGGCTACTTTGAAAATTAAAGATAATGAATATGATTCTGATGAATACAGAAATTTTGTTGCTGATAATTACTCACTGGATATGCAGCTAAAATCCATAATATCGTTGCTGGAGGATATTTCAGCCAGAAATAAACACATTACAGGCTTCGATTATAAAAATTATTGGATTAAAAGACTGAATTCAAAATTCGATATTGAAGGTGTAGGGTTTATGGGATTAGGTGAGATATATAACCAATTTCTTTACAAGAACAGAATTAATTTGCTGGATGCAATAGTAAATAAATTATTTGATAATATGAACAGTAAAAGAGTTTTAGAACTAGGCCCCGGAACCGGGATTTTCACAAAACTTTTCCATAATAATAAAGTGGCTGGATATAAAGCTGTCGACATTTCAGAAAAGTCGGTCTCGGAATTAAGTAAAGCATACCCGGGGTATTTATTCAAAAATGGTGATATAAGCGATCAAACGTACTATAGTGGAAAATATGATTTAATATTTGCTGCTGATGTATTGCTTCATTTAACAGATGAAACACGATATAAAAGAGTATTGGAAAATATCTCAATTCATCTGGACACTAACGGATTTTGTATAATACTTGACCCAATAAGTGTTTTGCAGGTAAAAAGCAAGTCACCTCATATGGTAATAAGAGATAGGGACTACGTAGAAAATATTTTAGAAGCTTACGGTTTGGAATTGGTGGAAATGCTTCCGGTTTCGTACTTTATGAATTACCCATTTGACAAGGATTTGGCGGGAAAAGGCGGAGAAGCAGCTATGCAACTGTTTAATACCCTTCCTGAAATTTTTAAGGACAGTGAATTGAGTAACGATGAGAAGAATATTGTAGGGGAGTACCTGATGCTAAAAGATAGACAGCTGACATGCACTAAGAATATGGGACTGACAGAAAAGCTCCTTATTATAAAAAAGAAAACAAACCCTTGCAAAATAAGTATTAAGCTGGAGGAAATATATGATACGGACAGTATTAGAGAGCGAATTGCCCTGATTGAAAAGCAAATAAAACAAAATCAAAAATTATGGCATAAATTTTCAGGGAAAGCGGATATTCTTAGGCTTCTTGAAAAGGATTATAATCCGACCTTTGAATATATACATGACAAGATGAATGAGTTTATCTCCTATGAGACTAATAATTTTGACACTTTTGATTTTACTACTGCCAAAGTAATAATAGGAAAAAGGGAGAAATTTAACAGATATGAATTAATAGAGTTTATCTTAAATAACAGTCAGGATAAAAAGTTAATTATAAATAATATTTGGTATGACTTGTACAACAAAGTGTATGCACTTCCCCAGCAGATTAAAAACAGCAAAAACTCTGATGAAATCCTATCAATAACAAGTAATATTTTAAAAAAAGACGCTGTATATAAGAACAATATTGCTGGCTTTATATCAGACCTGAAAATCAAGGCAGAGGTAGAGCAGAATTATCTTGCCTATATGTGGGAAAGAGGGATACCGGCTTCACAATTTCTTCCATTGAATGTGTATCTTAAAATAGCCGAGAGATATACCTTTGCTTCCGGCTTCATGAGTAATGAAAGCAGGGTACTGGAAGCCCCGTGTGGCTTTGGTTATGGCGCTGCATATTTATCAAAGGTATGCAACAGTGTAGAGGCAATAGATATAGCAGATGATAATATAAGATTTGCAAAGCAGGCATACAGACAGTCAAACGTACACTGGAATACGGGGGATGTTACCTGCCTGCCTTATCATGCCGGGGAATTTGATGTGTATGTTTCATTTGAAGTATTTGAACATCTAACAGTTGATATGACAGTTAAGCACGTAGAAGAAGCATACAGGGTTTTGAAGAAATCGGGGAAATTCATTATATCTACACCAAACAAGGCAATGAGAAGAAATGTTCATAATCCTTTTCATATAAAAGAGTATGAATTTGAAGAATTCAGTACAATACTGAACAAGGTATTTGATTCGGTAGAATTTTACTCAGTAGAGAATTATAAGGTGGAAAAAGGAATAAAGAGAACGGCATACAACATGATAGCAGTCTGTGAAAAATAA
- the trpA gene encoding tryptophan synthase subunit alpha: MSKISNAFKNGKAFIGFLTAGDPSLEKTEEFVLEMVKAGADLIEIGIPFSDPIAEGEVIQRANIRALTNGTTMDKVFETVKRIRQKTQVPLVFLTYLNPVFTYGYDHFFRECSEYGVDGVIIPDIPFEEKDELMPFSDKYNVDIISLIAPTSEERINKLASCAKGFVYCVSSKGVTGVRNEIKTDLQSIVSSVRSATKIPVAVGFGISTSQQASEISKYADGIIVGSAIVKIIEQYGNDAATPLFDYVSNIKQSIK; the protein is encoded by the coding sequence ATGAGTAAAATCAGTAATGCGTTTAAAAATGGTAAGGCATTTATAGGCTTTCTTACAGCAGGTGACCCGTCCTTGGAAAAGACTGAGGAATTTGTTCTGGAAATGGTTAAGGCGGGTGCTGACCTTATAGAGATAGGAATTCCGTTTTCAGACCCTATTGCAGAGGGTGAGGTTATTCAAAGAGCAAACATAAGGGCATTGACAAACGGAACGACTATGGATAAAGTTTTTGAAACAGTTAAAAGGATAAGACAAAAGACTCAGGTTCCACTTGTTTTCCTAACTTATCTTAATCCTGTATTCACCTACGGTTATGACCACTTTTTCAGAGAATGTAGTGAGTATGGCGTTGACGGTGTTATAATTCCTGATATTCCATTTGAGGAAAAAGACGAACTGATGCCTTTTAGTGATAAATATAATGTTGATATCATATCATTAATCGCACCTACCTCTGAGGAACGTATTAACAAGTTAGCTTCCTGCGCAAAGGGATTTGTCTACTGTGTATCCTCAAAGGGAGTTACAGGTGTCCGCAATGAAATAAAAACAGACCTGCAGTCAATTGTATCCTCTGTCAGGTCTGCGACAAAAATTCCTGTAGCTGTGGGCTTTGGTATATCCACCTCTCAACAGGCATCAGAGATTTCTAAATATGCTGATGGGATTATTGTTGGAAGTGCTATTGTAAAAATTATCGAACAATACGGTAATGATGCTGCAACACCTCTATTTGATTATGTTAGCAACATTAAACAGTCTATAAAATAA
- a CDS encoding NTTRR-F1 domain has translation MATNIIINGGFETGTFPPWNSFNAIVTSAFSHSGTFSAELLDGGVTSTIYQIIEADFTEPYEFSAFLAKVGALPNPLTTITIAYFDANFNYLGLGLVISIPPGTLPDATLNNWQEFTGTTTPAPAGTVYAIVSISKQAEPNTANVVVDDVSLTSSSGPTGPTGPTGPTGPTGPTGATGATGATGATGATGATGATGATGATGATGATGATGVTGATGATGATGATGATGATGATGATGATGATGATGATGATGATGATGATGATGATGATGATGATGATGATGATGATGATGTTGATGATGATGATGATGATGATGATGATGATGATGATGATGATGATGATGATGATGATGATGATGVTGATGATGATGATGVTGATGATGATGATGATGATGATGATGATGATGATGATGATGPTGATGVTGATGATGATGATGATGATGATGATGATGATGATGATGATGATGATGATGATGATGATGATGATGATGATGATGATGTTGATGATGATGATGATGATGATGATGVTGATGATGATGTTGATGATGATGATGATGATGPTGPTGPTGPTGATGATGATGATGATGATGATGVTGATGATGATGPTGPAPTLFFNESPGPVSVLPAGTEITLVSVTVPVTIGEEIKVDYTTTINATAAALGVFDFEIRLYRNSTLIDTRTFSNSVVQVGTQSMQLASTQVDTESATGNNTYSVRVFVTTATLITAATADNSDINAIVFP, from the coding sequence ATGGCTACTAATATTATTATAAATGGCGGTTTTGAAACAGGAACTTTTCCTCCCTGGAATTCGTTCAATGCAATAGTAACTTCCGCCTTCAGCCATTCAGGTACTTTTTCTGCTGAATTACTTGATGGAGGTGTAACCTCAACTATTTATCAGATAATTGAAGCAGATTTTACTGAGCCTTACGAATTCTCCGCTTTCCTCGCAAAAGTAGGAGCATTGCCAAATCCACTTACTACTATTACAATAGCTTATTTTGATGCTAACTTTAATTATCTGGGACTTGGTCTCGTTATCAGTATTCCACCCGGTACCCTTCCTGATGCTACGCTGAATAACTGGCAGGAATTCACGGGTACAACTACGCCTGCACCGGCTGGAACCGTGTATGCGATTGTATCTATAAGTAAGCAGGCCGAACCAAATACAGCTAATGTAGTTGTTGATGATGTATCTTTGACATCATCATCCGGACCTACTGGACCTACCGGACCTACTGGACCGACTGGACCGACCGGGCCTACTGGGGCAACTGGAGCTACTGGTGCTACTGGCGCTACTGGAGCTACTGGCGCTACTGGAGCCACTGGCGCTACTGGTGCTACTGGAGCCACTGGAGCAACTGGCGCTACTGGCGTAACGGGTGCCACCGGAGCTACTGGCGCTACTGGTGCTACTGGCGCAACTGGCGCTACTGGGGCAACTGGAGCTACTGGTGCTACTGGAGCAACTGGTGCTACTGGTGCAACTGGCGCAACTGGAGCCACCGGAGCAACTGGAGCAACTGGCGCTACTGGAGCCACCGGAGCAACTGGAGCCACTGGGGCAACTGGAGCTACTGGTGCTACTGGAGCAACTGGTGCTACTGGTGCAACTGGCACAACTGGAGCCACCGGAGCAACTGGAGCAACTGGCGCTACTGGAGCCACCGGAGCAACTGGAGCCACTGGCGCTACTGGGGCTACTGGCGCTACTGGTGCTACCGGAGCAACCGGAGCCACCGGAGCCACTGGCGCAACTGGCGCAACTGGCGCAACTGGCGCTACTGGCGCTACTGGCGCTACTGGCGCTACTGGCGTAACGGGTGCCACCGGAGCTACTGGTGCTACCGGAGCTACTGGCGTAACCGGAGCCACTGGTGCTACCGGAGCCACTGGTGCTACCGGAGCCACTGGAGCTACTGGCGCTACTGGGGCAACTGGAGCCACCGGAGCAACCGGAGCAACCGGAGCTACTGGCGCTACTGGCCCAACTGGAGCTACTGGCGTAACGGGTGCCACCGGAGCTACTGGCGCTACTGGTGCTACCGGAGCTACTGGCGCTACTGGCGCAACTGGCGCAACTGGCGCAACTGGCGCAACTGGTGCAACTGGAGCAACCGGAGCAACCGGAGCCACTGGCGCTACTGGTGCTACTGGAGCAACTGGAGCTACTGGCGCAACTGGCGCAACTGGAGCAACTGGCGCTACTGGAGCCACTGGAGCCACCGGAGCTACTGGTACTACTGGTGCTACTGGCGCAACCGGAGCCACTGGTGCCACTGGTGCAACCGGGGCTACCGGCGCTACCGGCGCTACTGGCGTAACGGGTGCAACCGGAGCAACTGGTGCTACTGGTACAACCGGAGCTACTGGCGCTACTGGCGCTACTGGTGCCACTGGAGCCACTGGCGCAACTGGACCGACTGGACCGACTGGACCGACCGGGCCTACTGGGGCAACTGGAGCTACTGGTGCTACTGGCGCTACTGGTGCTACTGGCGCAACTGGCGCTACTGGCGTAACGGGTGCCACCGGAGCTACTGGCGCTACTGGCCCAACCGGACCGGCACCAACTTTATTCTTTAATGAATCGCCTGGTCCGGTATCAGTTTTACCGGCAGGTACAGAAATAACGTTGGTATCGGTAACAGTTCCGGTTACAATTGGAGAAGAAATTAAAGTTGACTATACCACAACTATAAATGCAACTGCAGCAGCTTTAGGAGTTTTCGACTTTGAAATCAGATTGTACAGAAATTCTACACTGATTGATACCAGGACATTCAGCAATTCTGTTGTCCAGGTTGGAACTCAATCTATGCAATTGGCAAGTACACAAGTGGATACTGAGTCAGCTACAGGTAACAACACTTATTCTGTAAGAGTTTTTGTAACAACAGCTACGTTAATTACTGCAGCTACAGCAGACAATAGTGATATTAATGCGATTGTATTCCCATAG